In Oreochromis aureus strain Israel breed Guangdong linkage group 9, ZZ_aureus, whole genome shotgun sequence, the genomic window tggctgcagcttgttgctatgtcagcttaaatcagtcatgtgatttggaggtgcagcctgtccgtggaccacagagggttaataacactcaccttcctttcATTTCCAGAGTGAAACATCCAACTACCTgtgtaaaatctgaaattcccaatttgttgttcaaaatgtgctctggcacaatcataaacatcgcttgctactgaaaacaagaaaaaaaagctgtccTGCTATGGACTGAACCATTTCTTATTGGTGCAGGGGGGGACACTatccaatatattcagttttagcatttatattcactgttgactgtaactacgctcaaactgttaatgctatcttattttaataaacaacactgtcatatgcaaaactggggtggcatttgaggtggcaagggatcattttagggtggcacttgccaccccatgccacccttctagatccgcccctgctgcgagtcaatcgtgcagTTCAAGCAGAAGCTGAATAccgcgactaaaaaaaaaatcgcacagtgtgagcccaGCTTTAGGTTACAGCTGGTAGGAAGGTGCGTTCAGTGTGTCTTTGTAATTTTAAGTTTCCATGTCAAACGAGAAAAAcagttatttctggatgtgcaATTGTTTGCTGAGTTTGGTAACAATGTGTTTTGTAAACCACGTGATGATTTAAGTCCTTTAATCTTTACAGAATATGTGAGCGAGGCTAAAAGAGcaatattttatgtttattaaaCTGACGTCTCTGAATGtaactgcttttattttattagttctGACGAGGACAGCTGAGTGATGTTGTTGGTGAGCTTGGATTAAATCATCTCTAAACAAAGAACTTGTCCTCGTGGTGACTGACTTGGGGAGTGGAGGTCAGTGAGCACATTGTCTCTGCTGGTCCGACTCCAACTACAAAGCCGGCCCGCTCGCCCCCTCCTGAGTCTGAGAGGAGATCCAGAGTAAGTCAGTTATAACTACATTGGTTGCTTAACTTTATCATTTTCTacagggtctctctctctcttagctCATTTTGGTTTGATTTCTGCCTTCTGTTTAGCCTCTCTGTTTGTCTGCCTCAGTACGTCAATGTTTTATCATTTGAGATAAACTCTCTGTTTCCCTTCATATGAAGGTGATGTCTGTGGAGTGATCTATGTGGAGATTGTGGGAAATATACATGTAGCAGTATTTCAGTAAGTGTCAGTCAGTCAAGAAGCAAAAGAATATTTAAACTAAAAGGCATTAAAAGAAGTGTTTTACTTGTAActgcatgtctgtgaaggttctcagtcatctaggtcatcgtagtcaaaggaccttgcaaagaaaagggtctggacttctttaagttgcttgaagacgtttcacctctcatccgagaagtggacagagaggacagatggtttgaaagaggagtgaaagaggccatctatgtccactgtgagcgaccatgtttgaacagaggcggtggtttacgacaccaactgtctgccatctataatccagttttgagatcccttcacAGACGctttaatgcccactcacatcctgggccatctgacctcaggaaatcacatgatagggtggggccaggtttcacaatgagctcacccgaaaccctggctgattgggacccacacccattttcacaccttggctcatgtgattaggtagaggatcatcagggggtctttttgtccctctttggggggatactcccactaggtttaaatctgggactccccaccatttgaccttagaactgcagaagcttctcggatgagaggtgaaacgtcttaaAGCAAcgtaaagaagtccagatgcttttcttgtAACTGCATACGTTCCTGCACAGGGGCGGTTAGAAGAGGATGTACTCAGGATGTGGCGTACACGATCACGGGCCTCATAACAAACAACAGGAGACAGCTGGGGGTGAAAGGGTCTCGAAACAGCATTCTAAGTGTTGTAAAAATGAGATGCAGCTAACTGTCGCTGATACATGATATGTAACTTGCTCACGCATCTTGGGCGTGTACAACCCTTTAAATAAATCTCTTTGAGATCTACTGGACTACGCTGAGGGTGGTATCGTGTACGTCTCCCACATATGTGCTTAACACATAATTGTTGTTGACTGGACCTGATGTGAGTATTGGTTGTTTGTTCTCAGCCCAACATAAAACAATCGGGACAAGAGGCTCAGCATGACCTCATTAAAAAtgctctgttttccttttccacTTCTCTTCTTTCATATTCTTTCTGACGTCTTTTCTTGTGTAAGCTGCTAACTCTTGTGATggagatttctttattttatgtgttgatTATATGTTTTGACAATATCACATAATCACATTTTGTCCGACTTTGTTCTACATACAGGAAAACATCAAATATGTATTTCACAGGTTAttccacacacagagatgagTATTGTGAGTGAGTTGGACTGACACTCCCAGGCACCATTAGACATTAGGCAGATAGTGAGACTCCTTCTACTTATCTCCAGGGAGGCGGTGTTGAGGTGAAATTATTTGAAGTGCCTCAATTCTATGCCTTATATTAACTAAAATTCCATATAACCATATAGTGTagtatttaaccctttaaaaccggtcggagTGGGCACGCTCTGTTTTGCGTAACCATTTTTAAATCCTGGTAGCACTGCAaccgcaataattttttttgcatatgaaaccagaggagttgtacttacatcttatgctatcagcttgtcctaggtcacggtttccttccacatatagctttgcaaaaactgcataaaaagcgcttgcagcaacaaaaacataatattccagaaacacgccttgctgatccgatcagctgttcataacacttcctaggttggactaagataagataagataagataacctttattagtcccacacgtgggactAGACGTCAGTGCGAACCTTCGCATGTCCGCaattacctgcccgaaaccggaagtgacgtcattttcgcggaaatgtagttttttttttttttttttttttttttttttaccatcagggccttatgagcctatactggtgtttttaaaagttatgtttgattttatgactttctgtgtcgtttctgggatgcttaggactcatattgcactgctggaaatagtttattttgatgtacatgctgcttttttgcaaatttgcattataatatttatttttgttttttcctgtagtatataaaaattggtgtattttaaaaataaaaccatgaagacactcaaaataaatttcctgtggtgggaaactattttgtgcaacttttttgtatttacagttttgagggatgaGCCtattaaatttctctaactagaaatatatgttaaaaaaacaaaaacgattttcaatttttttgtactttattgcacttttttgcaatttatgtaattactatgcacttactgcatacatattattaaaatttgggctataatggtggtattgatgtatagcaacttaaaatgctcccaaaaacggcactacagcatgtaaaaatataatataagctctggcggacttgcttctgtggtaggtcttaaagggttaagtgGACATAGCCCTaaaaaataaaggcattagACTACGTGTCCTTGGGGGTAGAAAGCtgtagaccagcggtccccaacctttgcACCACGGACGGTTTAtgccgacaatattttcacatacCGGCTTTGTGAGGTAACCTCACAAAGCCGgtatgtgaaaatattgtcgggcataaaccgtccgtggtgcaaaaaggGATGAGCTGAAGGTATAGACCTGATGTCACTGTTTGGGTTCTTTGTCATTACAGGAGAAAGAAGTGAAAGCAGGCGAAACCTCAGCACATGGATGATATCGCCAAAACATCCAGCACCAGCAAGTAAAGATGAGCCAGCGGCGATCCTGTGGAAAAGACTTTTCCGCTATGAAGCAGCCCAGAAGACGCAAGCGCCAACAGTGAGGACAGAAGCTtgagctgtgatcagtgtgggaagTCTTTACTCAGATTGGTAACTTAAAATCACATCAGCTAATCCACACCGGTGTGAAACaattcagctgtgatcagtgtggaaagaaCTTTACTCAGAGATGCAGCTTAAAAATACATCAGCTGATCCACACCGGTGtgaaaccattcagctgtgatcggtgtggaaagtcttttactcaGATTGGTAGCTTGAAAACACATCAGCTGATCCACAGCGGTGTGAAACaattcagctgtgatcagtgtggaaagtcttttactctGAGTAGcaacttaaaaacacatcagctgATCCATACAGGTGtgaaaccattcagctgtgatcagtgtggaaagaaCTTTACTCAGAGATGCAGCTTAAAAATACATCAGCTGATCCACACCGGTGtgaaaccattcagctgtgatcagtgtggaaagtcttttactcgGAGATGCATGTTAAAACAACATCAGGTCGTCCACACGAAATTTAAAGCTTTcaactgtgatcagtgtggaaagtcttttacacGGAAAGGTCACTTAAAGAGACATCATATGATCCATGTTGGAGGTAAATCATttgtctgtgatcagtgtggaaagtcttttcagGATAGATATCACTTAGAGAAACATCAGGGCGTCCACAGTGAAGTTAAACctttcagctgtgatcagtgtggaaagtcttttactcaCAAGTAcaacttaaaaacacatcagctcatccacagtggagagaaaccattcagctgtggtCAGTGTGGAAAGGCTTTTCGTAATAAGAGCAACTTAAAAATACATCAGCGCATCCACAGTGGAGacaaaccattcagctgtggtCAGTGTGGAAAGGCTTTTCCTTACGGTAATTACTTAAAAAgacatcagctcatccacagtggagagaaACCTTTCAGCTGTGAGCAGTGTGGAAAATCTTTTACTCAGATGAGTATCTTGAACtcacatcagctcatccactcTGGAGTTAAATCATTTGTATGTGGTGACTGTGGAAAGGCTTTTTTTGAGATTGATAGGTTAAAAtcacatcagctcatccactcTGGTACTAAACAATTTGTATGTGGTCAGTGTGGAAAGGCTTTTACTCAGATGAAACTCTTAAAAATACATCAGCGCACCCACTCTGGAGTTAAATCATTTGTATGTAgtcagtgtggaaagtcttttcgTAATAAGAGCAGCTTAAAAAgacatcagctcatccacagtggagagaaACCTTTCAGCTGTGAGCAGTGTGGAAAATCTTTTACTCGTTTGACTATCTTAAAAtcacatcagctcatccactcTGGAGTTAAATCATTTGTATGTGGTGACTGTGGAAAGGCTTTTACTCAGATGACTAGCTTAAAATCACATCAGCGCACCCACTCTGGAGTTAAATCATTTGTATGTGGtgactgtggaaagtctttctTCTTTAACAAAGATCTATTGAGGCATCAAAAGACCCACAAAGTGTCCTCCTGTGAGAAAAGGGGCAGACCAATGGGACATTACCCTGACAGGGTTCATTTGAACACAGTGGGAGAAACAGGGGATCTGAACAAAAGTTCTTCTGGATGCTGCGTCAAACTTAAaaagcttgagatcaggctTCACAGAATTCAGCTTTAATTTCCTGAGAAAGTCAGAGCTTCACTATGTCTTTGTAGATCTAGTGAAAACATGAAAGGGTGCAAAAAGAGGCACTGTGGTACTGCATGATGAAGTCAGAAGTGACAGAGAGGTATGTGAGCGTGGTTCAGGACATGTATGTGTGGTAGCAGTGACTACCACACATACTTGGGTTGAAGGTGGGGGGAGGATTACATCAATTCTGAgccccttctttctttttcaaagcGAGGGCAATACTCAGGAAAGGATGATGACAATAGAGCTGCAAGACAGGATggaaagaaaaagagtttaaGAGAAGATCATGAATATTGTTAAGCGATCGAGCCGCGATCACAAAATCTTAGCTTATGGAGTTAGTTATCCCAATACAAGTTTAGCAAGTTAAACTTCACTGGCTGTGTCCACAAACAGCATACAGAGCAAACATTACTCCATCATCTGATcacaagaaaagcaaaatgtcagAAGAGTTCACCTTCTGGGTCAAACTGTCAGACCTGTTACTGTTTATTTGGCTGTTCATCGTGAGGTAATTATCAGTGTCAGTGCTGTGCCACTTCTATTGTAACtcacatgaaatgtgttttaaatggGCTCTATTGTCTTACAATATTGTGTGAGTCTGTTTTGCTCAACAAAGACACAACCCCTCCTGCAATGTTtaatgttacagtaaaaaataaaaagtaaattcataaatttgtgtcatttttaaacaggcagtatttagaaaattaaatatattcttACACATGTGTAAAGTTTTcagtggtctttgttttcttccagaatgtgagtgtgttttgCTTCATGAAGAGACAAACCTACATTTTTTCTACATTGCagtaaaaatacttttattttaagtcATAAATTTCAGTCGTTTTCATCCAGGCAGTGTGTTAAAGATTAACTGAATCctatgaaaaatgaaatgtagAAAGATGTGATGTATCTTTCCGTTTtttctgaataattacacactgcTTAAAATTAATTGcagtataattatttatttatttcttcctcTGTAAGAAACTGACTTGCTGTCCCTTTGTTCTCGTGTACCTAAGTAATTGTGGGtaacatcttgatgcatgctcaatcatccaagtTAGGAAATCCcagaagttgattctgttcatctggacgtagcgttttcagtgggacaaacgtttcatcactcatccaagagacttcttcagtctcagctgactgcaggtttctccaatcttataaacagtacatttgcataatgaatgAACAATCCGCTCGTTAAGTGATGActtgacgaatcctacttccgggcctaaagtagtttaatatggcttttgtgttgttagcatgtttaatgttttgtattctcttctatttaatctcaaaaagctcctaaaacagtcattgatcactgttgacctccctcggcttttattaccgctaatcatttatttaagctcagtttttaaaaccttacgatgtaactacagcccagcagtatatgaatgactaacctcgtattgtggatggagtatctcagttgttctcctggctgaagtttggtccttttacagcatcctgccatgcgattacatttgttcctgaccaccgagaacactcacgttaacttttatcgagtggaaaaaaagttagcttgtttatatcatgctaacatagctgtgttgctagcagtcacgtagcacatcattacataccagctagccaaacttcagtaatcctacaaacgtcactgctgtttagttttctgtcttcatttatgttggaagtgataacagagctgtacgcttttaatttgtttcagaaccctgcagtcaggacatgctatattgtatttatatagaagctagcgagctaacttcctgctaacttctaactccattaaatgtcataaattccgttttcatggatgcctggatgttaaactcaatggACTACTTGCACTAAGGTATGTGACGTATTTCCGTTTCCAAATACTACCGCTTGGGCGTTTCCGGTATGTTTGTTTATCTATCGGTAGCTACGCTAATGTCACTTCAGAATGAGTATAAAAGGAAAGTATTTAAAACAGaatattttcaaaaacaggagaagaaaTACTCCGAGCATTGCTGTGTCCCACTTTGTTCGGCTTCAGTCAAATTTAATGGCATACTAAGTTTTCATGGCTTTCCGACCCATTCCGACTTGAGAAGACAATGGCTGGTAAACATACGCGGGATCATTTCACGAGTACCTCTCACACCAAGGTCTGCAGCAGAAACTTTGCCAGTGATCAACTCATAGAGCCAACAACCCTTGATGGTGGAAGGAGGCTTATTAAAGGGCTGTACCAACACTTTTTGAGTGGAATGGCTATAAAGTTCAACATCCGCGGCATAGTGTTTGGGAGAGAACGGAGCGATGCCCTGAACTAGTTCCTCCTGACGATCAAGAAGACCACAGTCTTACAAGAGATCATGACTACTGCTCAGTCCCTGAGCCGTCTGCATTGGACATATCTGCAAGTAGTTAACTACCTCCTTAGTTAGCCAACTACCTAACGCTATTATAACAGTGTCTAACAACAAAAGTGACATTAGTTAAAAAACCTCAACTATAGTTTCGGACGACATAAAACACCGTTTAAAAAACATGTAATGTAGAGAATTGACATCAAATGAAGGACATAGCAGAGTAACGTAGTGTTTGCATTTGACGTTAGCTAACGTTTCTTTGTCGGTAAATTTACGTTTTCTTACCTTCGTAGTTGTGTATATATGATGCAGCATATAACTTAAATCCTTTATCTAATTTGCTGGCTGGGGTAGTCGTCACTCTGCAAATCCGATGAACATCAATGATGTTCAATTTTGGGAGCTCTTGTAGGCAGCGAGTGTAGAAAGTTGCCATGGTTTAACCATACCGGAAGCACTGGGGCATCACTACATAGAACGCAGAAGTGATTGTGCAAGTAGTccattgttacacctggt contains:
- the LOC120441887 gene encoding gastrula zinc finger protein XlCGF26.1-like; its protein translation is MLKQHQVVHTKFKAFNCDQCGKSFTRKGHLKRHHMIHVGGKSFVCDQCGKSFQDRYHLEKHQGVHSEVKPFSCDQCGKSFTHKYNLKTHQLIHSGEKPFSCGQCGKAFRNKSNLKIHQRIHSGDKPFSCGQCGKAFPYGNYLKRHQLIHSGEKPFSCEQCGKSFTQMSILNSHQLIHSGVKSFVCGDCGKAFFEIDRLKSHQLIHSGTKQFVCGQCGKAFTQMKLLKIHQRTHSGVKSFVCSQCGKSFRNKSSLKRHQLIHSGEKPFSCEQCGKSFTRLTILKSHQLIHSGVKSFVCGDCGKAFTQMTSLKSHQRTHSGVKSFVCGDCGKSFFFNKDLLRHQKTHKVSSCEKRGRPMGHYPDRVHLNTVGETGDLNKSSSGCCVKLKKLEIRLHRIQL